From the genome of Spartobacteria bacterium:
CAATACGTCGATGGTTCAATGAAAAATAGGCAGGCATAAACCGATGCACCCCGTCCAGCAGAGGCAAATCATTGATGCAGCCGCGACGAAAGACCTTCAGACTGCATCCTGTATCCCGAACCTCATCCTTGGTTACAGCGTTGCGCACCGCATTGGCTAAGCGCGACCCCATTTTTCTGGACCAGGAATCCTGCCGCTTCGCTCTGTATCCACAGACACAGTCCACGTCGGGCAAAAGTGCCTCAATCATCGACGGGATATCCGCCGGGTCATTTTGAAGATCACCATCCATAGTTGCCATAACATCCCCTGTCGCGGCGTGCAGCCCCTGAAGTATCGCACATGACTGCCCTTTATTCTGCGGCAAATGAATGCCCCGCAGAAATTCTCGCTTACTGCACAGTGCATTCAACAGTTCCCATGACCCATCATGACTTCCATCATCAACAAGTATCGCCTCAAACTGCTCTATTTTGTCTGCAACCGAATCCAGTTCGCCCACAAGCTTCTCGATATTCGATGCCTCATTATAAACAGGTACAACCAGCGATATAACCATGAATACTCCTCAAAAAAAATGAACTTCATGTATCCATATATTTGCAAATGCGTCCAGACTAAATTGCGTTTGCTATTTACAAGAGCAACGATATAACGCCCCCCCCTCGGCGTTAAGAAGAGAGAGAAGCACAATATGGTTTTACATCTTGATTTGGTTCAAACG
Proteins encoded in this window:
- a CDS encoding glycosyltransferase translates to MVISLVVPVYNEASNIEKLVGELDSVADKIEQFEAILVDDGSHDGSWELLNALCSKREFLRGIHLPQNKGQSCAILQGLHAATGDVMATMDGDLQNDPADIPSMIEALLPDVDCVCGYRAKRQDSWSRKMGSRLANAVRNAVTKDEVRDTGCSLKVFRRGCINDLPLLDGVHRFMPAYFSLNHRRIVEIPVNHRRRVNGTSKYTNLSRLPKTILDLAGFWWYRKRYIGRVEGVVKS